One genomic region from Anaerolineae bacterium encodes:
- the fabF gene encoding beta-ketoacyl-ACP synthase II, translating to MSRRVVITGLGAVTPVGNTVDEAWENLKAGKSGIALITRFDPADMATKFAGEVKGFDADALFGRKEARRMDRYTHLAMEASRQAIEDSKILGNGLNRDRVGLVIGSCVGGLETTLSQYDVLKERGPARINPFAIPMLIPDTAAARIAIEYNLRGPNMAVVTACATGSNAVGEAFEMIARGAADAIIAGGAESAVHPLIVGGFNVMKVLSENNNDPAGACKPFDLSRDGFVMSEGAVVMVLEELEHAQKRGANILAEFIGYGTSVDAFHMAASPEDASGAILCMQRAIERAGIRPEEVDYVNTHGTGTPMNDKAETKAIKKVLGEHAYDIKMTSSKSMTGHMFGAAGAIESLVCVKTLVDGIITPTINYETPDPECDLDCTPNTAQKADVSVALSNSFGLGGHNATIILKKYIEG from the coding sequence ATGTCTCGAAGAGTAGTAATTACGGGCCTGGGCGCAGTTACGCCGGTGGGTAATACGGTTGACGAAGCCTGGGAAAATTTGAAAGCTGGAAAAAGTGGCATTGCCCTCATTACCCGGTTTGACCCGGCGGATATGGCCACCAAGTTTGCCGGTGAGGTGAAGGGGTTTGACGCCGATGCGTTGTTTGGCCGTAAAGAAGCGCGGCGCATGGACCGTTATACCCATCTGGCTATGGAAGCATCGCGCCAGGCCATTGAAGACTCTAAAATCTTAGGAAACGGCCTCAATCGGGACCGCGTGGGCCTGGTGATTGGTTCTTGTGTGGGCGGTTTAGAAACCACCTTAAGCCAGTACGACGTGTTAAAGGAACGTGGTCCGGCCCGGATCAATCCTTTTGCTATTCCTATGCTCATCCCCGATACGGCGGCAGCCCGCATTGCCATTGAATATAATCTCCGTGGGCCAAATATGGCTGTGGTAACAGCCTGCGCCACCGGCTCTAATGCCGTAGGCGAAGCCTTTGAGATGATTGCGCGGGGCGCGGCGGATGCCATCATTGCCGGAGGCGCGGAATCGGCTGTGCATCCCCTGATTGTGGGGGGATTTAATGTAATGAAAGTGCTCTCGGAAAATAATAACGACCCGGCGGGAGCGTGCAAGCCGTTTGACCTGAGCCGGGACGGTTTTGTGATGAGCGAGGGCGCGGTGGTGATGGTGCTGGAGGAATTGGAGCATGCCCAAAAGCGCGGGGCTAATATTCTGGCCGAGTTCATTGGCTACGGCACTTCGGTGGATGCGTTTCATATGGCCGCTTCCCCGGAAGACGCCAGTGGCGCTATTTTGTGCATGCAGCGCGCCATTGAGCGGGCCGGGATCAGGCCGGAAGAGGTTGACTATGTTAACACGCACGGCACCGGCACGCCCATGAATGACAAAGCCGAAACCAAAGCGATCAAAAAGGTTTTGGGCGAACACGCCTATGATATAAAAATGACCTCTTCCAAATCAATGACAGGCCACATGTTTGGGGCGGCCGGTGCCATTGAGTCGCTGGTTTGCGTCAAAACGCTGGTTGATGGTATCATTACCCCCACTATCAATTATGAAACCCCGGACCCGGAATGTGATTTAGATTGCACTCCCAATACCGCCCAAAAGGCAGATGTTTCCGTTGCTTTATCAAACTCTTTTGGGCTAGGGGGGCATAACGCCACCATTATTCTGAAAAAATATATCGAGGGCTAA
- the mnmG gene encoding tRNA uridine-5-carboxymethylaminomethyl(34) synthesis enzyme MnmG has protein sequence MGSTYDVIVVGGGHAGIEAALAAARLGARTLLLTIYLDTIAWMSCNPSVGGPAKGHLVREIDALGGAMGKLIDQTYIQIRLLNYSKGPAVHALRAQADKKRYAWHVQRTLENTPNLHVKQMMVDGLLVENDRIKGVLTQYGSHYYAQAVVLTTGTFLGGRLITGENITPGGRAGERPAAALSKSLAGLGFRLGRLKTGTPPRLDARTIDFSQTEAQYGSDTPLFFSFEYTENGDPACATPPWLQEPPHPVYPLERQPAWRPQLPCYLVHTQTETHNIIRANLQRAPLYTGIIEGTGPRYCPSIEDKIVRFAHKESHQFFLEPEGWHTTEVYLQGANTSLPEDVQWQMVRSIPALRQVEIIRMGYAIEYDYAPPDQLHAWLETKRVEGLFHAGQINGTTGYEEAAAQGLMAGINAVRKVQGRPPFTLKRDQAYIGVLIDDLVTREHTEPYRQMTSRAEYRLLLRQDNADLRLSPLGYEVGLLPRARYQAVEAKRQNVQNELQRLRATNISPINGTAEILAGFGLEPLSTGVNSLQFLRRPEISYHVIASLVPLPEPLSRAVTEQVSIEVKYQGYITKQQQQVERMQRLEGKTIPPDFDYNAITGLRNEARQKLDHFRPATVGQAGRIAGVNPADISILLVHLEKSSAK, from the coding sequence ATTGGTTCAACCTACGATGTGATTGTGGTGGGCGGGGGACACGCCGGTATTGAAGCCGCGCTGGCCGCGGCCCGGCTGGGGGCGCGGACCCTGCTGCTGACCATTTATTTAGACACCATTGCCTGGATGAGTTGTAACCCCAGCGTGGGCGGCCCGGCCAAGGGCCACCTGGTGAGGGAAATTGATGCGCTGGGCGGGGCCATGGGCAAATTAATTGACCAAACCTATATTCAGATCCGGCTGCTCAACTATTCCAAGGGGCCGGCCGTTCACGCCCTACGCGCCCAGGCCGACAAAAAAAGATACGCCTGGCACGTGCAGCGCACCCTGGAAAATACCCCCAATCTGCACGTCAAACAGATGATGGTGGATGGATTGTTGGTGGAAAATGATCGCATCAAGGGAGTACTCACCCAGTACGGCAGCCATTATTACGCCCAGGCCGTGGTTTTAACCACCGGCACCTTTTTGGGCGGACGCCTGATCACGGGTGAAAATATTACCCCCGGCGGCCGGGCCGGCGAACGGCCCGCTGCGGCACTATCCAAATCGCTGGCCGGGCTGGGGTTTCGCCTGGGGCGGCTCAAAACCGGCACCCCCCCTCGCCTCGACGCCCGCACCATTGATTTTAGCCAAACCGAGGCGCAATACGGCAGCGATACGCCGCTTTTTTTCAGTTTTGAATATACGGAAAACGGCGACCCGGCCTGCGCCACCCCTCCCTGGTTGCAGGAACCGCCCCATCCCGTTTATCCCCTTGAACGGCAACCGGCGTGGCGGCCGCAATTGCCGTGTTACCTGGTGCACACCCAAACCGAAACCCATAACATCATCCGCGCCAACCTGCAAAGAGCGCCGCTCTACACCGGCATTATCGAAGGGACCGGCCCCCGCTATTGCCCCAGCATTGAAGACAAAATTGTGCGCTTTGCCCACAAAGAAAGCCACCAATTTTTTCTGGAGCCGGAAGGCTGGCACACCACCGAGGTTTATCTGCAAGGAGCCAACACCAGCCTGCCAGAAGACGTGCAGTGGCAAATGGTGCGTTCTATCCCGGCCCTGCGTCAGGTTGAAATTATCCGCATGGGTTACGCTATTGAATATGATTACGCGCCGCCCGACCAATTGCACGCCTGGCTGGAGACCAAACGGGTGGAAGGGCTATTCCACGCCGGGCAGATCAACGGCACTACCGGCTACGAAGAAGCTGCTGCGCAGGGTTTAATGGCCGGCATTAATGCGGTGCGCAAAGTGCAGGGCCGCCCGCCCTTTACCCTGAAACGCGACCAGGCCTACATTGGCGTGTTGATTGACGATCTGGTAACGCGAGAACACACCGAGCCTTATCGCCAGATGACATCCAGGGCAGAGTATCGCCTGCTGCTGCGGCAGGATAATGCGGACCTGCGGCTGTCACCGCTGGGCTACGAGGTGGGCCTATTGCCCAGGGCGCGTTACCAGGCGGTTGAGGCCAAACGGCAAAACGTGCAAAACGAGTTGCAGCGTTTGCGGGCTACCAATATCTCGCCCATCAACGGCACGGCCGAGATTCTGGCCGGTTTTGGCCTGGAGCCGCTGTCAACCGGCGTAAACAGTTTGCAATTCCTGCGCCGGCCCGAAATATCTTACCACGTGATCGCCTCCCTGGTGCCGCTGCCGGAGCCGCTATCCCGGGCTGTCACCGAACAAGTCAGCATCGAGGTTAAATACCAGGGGTACATCACCAAACAGCAGCAACAAGTGGAACGGATGCAGCGTCTTGAAGGCAAAACCATTCCCCCCGATTTTGATTACAATGCTATCACCGGGCTGCGCAACGAGGCCCGCCAAAAGTTGGATCACTTTCGCCCGGCTACGGTTGGCCAGGCCGGCCGGATTGCGGGGGTTAATCCGGCGGATATTAGTATTTTGTTGGTGCATTTGGAAAAATCATCGGCCAAATGA
- a CDS encoding zinc ribbon domain-containing protein produces MPSEIQIPSFILTGLQVILAFGGAFFIALWLSLIIWTYRDVRARSRDIFAIMLATLMVVIFGPLGLIIYFLLRPPVTLAELYERSLEEEALLQDLEERPRCPGCSRQVKDEWVVCPDCHTTLKKVCPNCRNSLHLNWNVCPFCGTHVAPLTSDNDRDGRPVPHDQPVDDDHAGPVVVETKPAEISLDTKPVEVKPEPNEETFPPPVEEDDRPHPIYDL; encoded by the coding sequence ATGCCATCTGAAATCCAAATCCCCTCCTTCATTTTAACGGGCCTGCAAGTGATTTTGGCCTTTGGGGGAGCTTTTTTTATTGCCTTGTGGCTGAGTTTGATTATTTGGACGTATCGCGATGTGCGCGCTCGTTCGCGGGATATTTTTGCCATTATGCTGGCCACGCTGATGGTGGTTATTTTTGGGCCGCTGGGATTGATCATTTATTTTCTACTACGCCCGCCGGTAACCCTGGCGGAGTTGTACGAACGTTCGCTGGAAGAAGAGGCCCTGCTGCAAGATTTGGAGGAGCGGCCTCGTTGTCCGGGCTGTTCCCGCCAGGTCAAAGACGAATGGGTTGTTTGCCCCGATTGCCACACCACCTTAAAAAAGGTCTGCCCCAACTGCCGCAACAGTCTGCATCTAAATTGGAACGTCTGCCCCTTCTGCGGCACGCACGTAGCCCCGCTCACGTCTGATAACGACCGCGACGGCCGCCCGGTTCCGCACGACCAACCTGTTGATGACGACCATGCCGGCCCGGTTGTGGTGGAAACAAAGCCGGCTGAAATTTCTCTGGACACCAAGCCGGTTGAGGTAAAACCGGAGCCAAACGAGGAAACGTTTCCCCCGCCGGTTGAGGAGGACGACCGGCCCCATCCGATTTACGATTTATGA